The DNA window CCTAATTTCTCTTTCCATCTCTCTGTGATactgattttattttttgattttcCAGTTTGTTAAGTGTCTACATTTGACCGACGTGTACCatttccatgatatgattgacaTGCTTGTTGGATGTGGGTACAAGAAAGGAACAACATTGTTCGGATATGGTTATGATTTTCGGCAAAGCAATAGGTAATTTTTCTGCTCAAAATTTCCACCATGGCGCCTTTTCATTTTTCTATTTATGTGCAGATTACTATTACAGTAGTACTTTTTGAAATTCCATCCTTTTTCTGTCGTAAAAGCTTTAGTTAAATATATTTACTTCTTGTGCTTATTACTTTACAGGATTGACAAGTTAATGGATGGCCTAAAAGAGAAATTGGAGGCTGCGTATAAGGCCTCTGGGGGAAGGAAAGTCAATATAATTTCTCACTCAATGGGTGGACTGCTGGTGTCATGTTTTATATCTCTTAATAGTGATGTATGTTTAGTTCTTTTATGGTTTTCCATGTCCTTAATTACCTTCATATCATATTTCTTTCAGGTAATTAATGAATTAAACTAAACTATCACGTTGCGTCTAAATACCAGAATCACGAGCACATGAGAGAGCCTGGTAACTCATTGTCAGGAACACTATCTGCATCTAACTAGCTATAGCTTTCCATTAATTGACTTGTACCATTCAGATATTAACATATAAGTTGCTTCTTGCTCCAAATATTGATGTTTAGTTTCTAGAAATTCACGTGCATCCTTACAAGTTCCTGAACACTGTGAACTCCAGATAATTACGGTATTGTTGTTAGTTTGCACAGGTATTGTTaattattttctaaaatttagTTTGATATGATAAATTTTCTAATCTTGAGAATACTTGGCCTTATATGGCCATCAAAAGTTGAATATGATGTCTTTGAATGTATATCGGTGCAAAGTCCTCTTTTTTTAAATGGACACTCAACCCTCATAGTGCATATATCCACACATACTTCTTCACTGTTGCAAGTGAAAAAGTTGCACCTGCTTGTATCTGTAAGATAACACCAATCGACACTCAACaagaataaaattattttcatgcGTCATGCGTGTGAAATAATCAGCAAAGTCGTCACCATACCTTTGTTTATAGTAGTCACTCCTTTGCATTAAAAGATAATTTATAGGAGCTTTTTATGTTGCTGTATGCAAAGTTCAAGAGTACTTTGGTTTGCTCCCCCTGAGTTGCTCAATGTTTTAATTTCTCTGCCATGAAAACCTGACCacactttttcttactttttgTGATTTTTTCTCTTGACCTCATATGTGGAAATTGATCGATTTATTTTCTCCTCACTTGTTTAGTTTCTAATTAGTTACATTTGTTTTCTTTCCAATGGAATATTTCAGTACCTGTTTTAGAACAAATTAACTCATTCATTTTTATGCTGTTGGAAATGGAGGCTTGACGACAAGCTTAATTTTCGCTGCAGACTTTCTCCAAATATGTTAATAAGTGGATTACCATTGCCACTCCCTTCCAAGGTGATCTATCTTTTGTATCATTGCTGGACACACTACTATGACAAACtatatttgatttgaaaatGCTGCTCCACTAAGAAGGAAAGTTGAAAAATGGCACcaaccaaattttttttactttactGATCGTAAACCTGATTAATTTTCAAGCTGTCGTACTAAAAGTTGAAGTGTATTCcaattattttatgtttatcGATTCTAGCATTGGACCAATCCTTGGATCTTGGAGAATTAAGGAATCTAAGGGGAAAATCTATCGTGTCTTTGGAGGGATTCCTCGTTTGATGCCAGTTGTTTTTTGAAGCATAACATAGTGCCACCACTTATTCCTTACATatgttttcttctttttttcccaAACAATTTTGCTTGCACTGTAGAGCAGGAGATGTTATTGTACTTAACCTTTAAATAGAGGTGCTCTCCAGGTGGCAAAATATGacatttgtttttctttttgtttttgtttttgtttttctttttctttatgCCATTATTTTTGTTTCATAGAAATCAAAATGGACAGCATTTCATTTGTAGTCAGCCTTATATCAAGTTTGGCTGTAAGTAAAAAATGCTATACTGGAGCTTGGTAGGAGATTTAAAGTCCATTCTCTCTAGTCAGAATGTCGGTTTATGCTGAATCTACTGATGGTTTTACTGAATGGGTTTCCATGGATGTACATATTATTTTTCTGAACCATGTAAATCTTGTGCTAGATTACATTTATTTTTGTGGCAGAGTGCTTCTTCTTATGGTTAGATTCATCTTTCGATCAAGTAGATCATCTGCATTCATTGACTAAATCAACTTAATAGAGATCTGATATCTTTGAGCAGGTGCACCAGGATGCATCAATGATTCTCTGCTTACGGGATTGCAGTTCGTTGAAGGATTTGAAAGCTTCTTTTTTGTGTCAAGATGGTCAATGCATCAACTGGTAAACTTCATGGTTGAAGGACTTTTTGTGTTGCCTCATGAAATAATGTACCATTTGCTGTACATTTTTGCTTAGGCTTTcgattcaactctttctggttTATAGGCAAATAAGCAAATTTTTGTCCTTTCACTCTTGTTTTCCTTCCTCCCGATCACATACCTATTTAATACAATGTGCTGCccattaaaatgatgtttgcATCATTTCAAAGCAGGTCTGGATGAACCAAAACATGAAGATGATTGGGCACAGTATAGTATGCTTAGTATTCCATGAACCACTAAGATGTAATGAAAAATATGAGATTTGCCATTATCCTTTGAGTTTTATGGTAATGTCAGCTAGAGTTGTAAGGATGATCCTGTTGAAGTGAATGCCGAATTCATTCGCTCATCTTTTATAGTTCTACATTTTCCCATAACATTCAGTGAATAGTTGAATGTTAGTTTGTTGATGCAAATATGATTTGACTTTTTTCTCCAAGACTTTCTCAATCTACCAGTTTTATTTGGTTCTCTAGAATATCTATCGGTTTTGTATTGTGTTTAATTATACACTTCCTATTGTCAGACATCGCCTTGTCCTCTTCTCCCTACCTTATGTTCTTCTTTGATTTCTGCTAGCTGGTAGAGTGCCCATCCATTTATGAGATGTTGCCAAACCCTGAATTTAATTGGAAAAAACAACCAGAAATTCATGTCTGGCGAAAGCAATCCAAGGACGGAGAAAATTCAGTTGAAAAGGAATCCTATGGCTGCAATGAATGTGTGACTCTTTTTGAAGAAGCATTAAGAAACAACGAGGTAAATCCTCTAACCTTGGCAGTAGAAAATGTTTCAAACATAGAACATGTAAATGCCAGTTATTGTGTTGCTTTGTGTCTTATTCTTCACATTTCTATGACcttttgtgtttaattgcaACTCTACGTTACCTATGTTATGGTAGTCTTTTTTCTTACATCTTGCAGCTAAATTATGATGGTAAAACAATCGCTCTCCCTTTCAACTTTAAGATTTTAGAGTGGGCTACTGGTACCCGGAAGGTTCTCAATGAAGCTCAACTTCCCCAAGGAATTTCCTTCTACAACATCTATGGAACAACTTTCGACACACCTTTTGATGTTTGGTTGGTGGCTTATTAGTTGTTCATCTCTTTTTGATTTTCAGTGAAGTTGAAGTTCTGATTTGCAAGGATTCTCTTGATTCCATCAGCCATAATGAGAAATGAGAATTGTCATGAAAACATGAACTGCCATCTATATGGACTTTTCAGTGAGATTTGATTATATATAGGAAAGAAAACCATGCAAGCACGGATCATGAAATCTTCTTTGATTAGGAAACTTAATAAACTTAACCCGAAAGAAGAGAGATGCGAAACATCAATCAAACAACCATATCTTTATAACTAAGATTTTCTGTAAGAGTTGCAGAACTGGGAGGGGCTAGTTTTATTGTAGTGAAAATAGTTTGCATAATATTTGACAAATTTTGCATTGgtgttctgaaatttctgagCAATAAATCTGTCACCAACTTTGACCGGTGTCCATACTTCTTTTTCTTGCAGCTATGGTTCAGAAAGTTCTCCCATAAGTGAAGTATCTGAAATATGCCACACAATGGTAACTGCTGCTTGGATTTTATTTCCTACCTATGGGAATTTGAGCGAATCCCATGTGTTTTTATATGGAAGTACAAAAGCATACAGCACCTCTGTATCTCGTTTACATGCTCTTTTGCTATGTATTAATTTTCACGTCTAAAGATCATGAGAACATGACAGTGTGAATTACCCCGTGTTATGTGCATATTTTTTAACATTAACCATATGGAACATCTTTGGATAGAAAACTTCGTGACAGTATAATTGCCACGGTGGTGCTTACGGTATAATTTTGTCATTCGCAGCCTGAATACTCCTGCACAGACGGTGATGGAACTGTCCCTGCTGAATCAGCAATGGTAGAATAATTTCTTCTTATTTAGTATTCCTCGTATATCGAGATATGGGTATACCGTCAAATGTCTCTTGCCTAATCACTTTTCTTTAATTCGAAAACTCATTCTCTTATTTACATGTATATCATGCAGGCTGATAAATTTGATGCTGTGGAAAGAGTGGGAGTTGCTGCTACTCATCGAGGATTGTTAGCAGACAAGAAAGTGTTTCAGCTCATACAGAACTGGTTAGGCGTCTCCTCTGAGGTTAAGGTGAAGTATTCAAGAACGTCGAAAGTAATGGATGTGTGTTTGAATCAACCTTAAGAGGAACTCTACATTTGAAAAGTGCAATCCAATCTGTGTATTATGCTCTATATTTAGATTATCTTACAATTCAAAGCATGGAATTTCTCAACCTGAATTCAGAATGTATGGAAAATTATTAACATTATAAAAATGTATGTGTTTCTCGAAAAGGATTTTcgacatgaaataaaataattaacatgAAGGCAAGCATAATAAACCTAGAAAATTAAAATATCTATTTATGTTATAAAGTTTAAAATTATATAGAATAATTATTACGTATAATCATAAAATGGAAGAGAAATTCAATGCAGCAGTAATGAGAAACCAAGATTTCAGAGCTAAAAATGCAGTTCGTCCTGTTGCTGGAAAGCTGatgcaaaagaaaaaggaaatgcCTGGGAATTAGCACAAAGGTTTAGTGAAGATTAATTAATATCTTATTTTCTGAACTCTTTAAATGTTACAGAAGTTTACACGTTCACATATCCCATTTCTAGCTAGCAATAAGCTTCTAAATGGTTTCACGACAATCTTTCGAGACATTTGTGGAGGAAAACTAGAAAAGCTTAAAATCAACTACCTAACTTAAAAGCATCGACAAACAAGCCTAAACAAACGCCGGCCTTCCAATAGTTTACCATCACCACCACCGCCTGCAATCTTTCGGAAGGTAGAGGCTTTCTTCTGTACATTAGCATACCAATACCTTCGATGGCAGCGACAACAAATCCTGCTACCAGTACGTCCCAGTCACCGGTCTGACCAAGAATGGTAGCAAGGGCGTTAGCAGTGTAGAAACCCAGGAGCAGAAGAAACACCTTCATGGGAAAATTCTTGCGAGCTGAGTTTAGCTTGCTCAATAGCTGCCTGCCACCTGCACTGAACGTTGTCGTCTCCATTGAGGTTACCTTGGATGTTATCAGTTGTAATTCCATCGGTGTTTAAAGCAAATGCTATTTTTAAGCTGCGTCTACTTGATGAAGAACCATTTTGCGGAACAAATGTCAAAAAACAGCCCAAATTGCATGAAATTTCTAGTCAATTCTCAATGTTTAACAACAATATACTCTAAATATTGTTTTATATAATCTCAAAAGACCAAATAAATCACATACCTTTCAACCAAACTCAACGTAGATAATTAATCACATTTTAAATGTCCGGATAATCAGTGATATCTCAAATAATTACAATCCATTTAGTACAGAAATCACCTGTTCCTATAAGAAGGAATATCAAGCTTTGAAGTCTGTCTACAGAAATTCAGTGCGTACAGACAATCTTGAATACCATGATAATGTCTGAGAAACTCGTATGATCTTTCGGGGCGTTCCTTCTCTATGACAGACAAAGACTGCAACATTAAAACATCCATCCTGGAGGCCCTTAAACTACAAAATACACAACAACTAAGGCCTATAAGAAAATAGAACCTAGGCCAACGTAAGCTAAAATAGAAAATAATACACTGatgaaaatacatttctttttcAATTTCCCCTCAAATTGACAAGACACGAGTATAGGTGATTAATGTAAAATCACCAGGCCTATTCCATATATTGCTGATACccgtgaatattatgaatgctaTTTACCTGCATTTATCATTCTTTAAAGATGGCCAGCACACGTTATAAAAATACAAAGACCTCCAACTATTACATCCAAGTGATGAGCAATAACTGGGAAAAGAACTATTTAGTCCTGGAGTGCAAGGAGCAACTGGAGACCCAAAATATTAACAAATCATCTATGTGACAAAATTCAAAAATCTTGTGTGCACCATCTTAGAGCCGTGAAAGTTAAAACTGCCAGGAAATAGGAGAAACCCAAATACCAACATAACAAAACCAAATCCTTTTACAAGTACTAGCAACTGTGGCACATATATTGATATCATGTGTTGcatatgcatgatttatttttatttttaagtattCAATTTATTTATCGTACGATGCAAAATAAATGGGACATAAAATTTAGTAatatgtttttataaaatatggaaTACATATTATCTAGTAAACATTTATTATTGAGAAGAAAATATGAAATCATAATTCAAGTTGTTCATGTATCTTGTCAACATATCACTTGCAAAATATAGTACAAATTTtatatagaagaaaattacaGTGATAATCACCAAAAAAATTGTCAATCCCATTTACAGGTTTTTGCAACTTTGCAGGTGACATCAACAATGTAGAAATACTAAGCTTTGAAATTAATCAGATCTTGTCATTTTCATAGCTTGTGTAATcctttgatagaattcatgtCATGAGCTTTTAAACAATCATTTCATATCATTCATATTAGACACAATACATCAATCTTATGTGATCTATAGCTATAGATATTAAAAAATCCAAATCGTTTCTATATAGAGTAATACCAAACTCATAATTTTTAAAGTTTCACTTATATATAACTAAAAACTAATATATTAGTTATTATGAAAATGAGAATATTATACATTCATAATCATTTGTTTATTATTAtgtgttattattatatatGGCAGAAAATATCTTATTAAAAAAATCTCGAAAAGGGGCGGGTTGCTAAACCCAGGCCTCCCATTAAAAATTGACCATTACGTCTCACCCGTTAAAACTTATATAATGAATGGGCGTCAATggactaaaataataaaataaaaaagaatttTAAACTGAATTATGAAACAGACAAGCATCTAAATACAACTCTGTGGAAAATTATTTCATGTCTTCGatcacacttaataataacaaacaaagtattttcacaacataaagaattacataaaaaaagtTACTAGCTCTCCAAAAAAATCTTGACATCCCCCAAAAAAGTCATAACATTATTTAAacagatcaatataaaatcagtgAGTAGACAATATTTAAGTCTACTAAGATGAGGACCAACTATTCTTCCACTATTGCTAAAAgcagattcaaatgcaacagttGACATAAGAATAGCTAAGATCGTTATAGTTGAGGTGAGctactaaaaaaatgaaaattaataaaactaaaaccctaaaatatttatatgcacATATATAAGGGCGGGTATGGGACGAGTATTATAGGACCCATGACCCGCCCCATATCCAGACGGGTCTGAAAAATTGGACCCGAGACCCACCCCATGACCCATTTAGTATGCCCAAACCCGCTCCAAAAAATCAAAAGAGGAAAAAGATGCTCAAAAGCAATATAAGCCGTAATTCATAAAAGTTCACCAAGGTTACATTCCAATCCCATATAAAACTATATATTAAGTTTGATATAATGTAATTCATGCACTAAAATACGATAAAATATTAAGAAAaagaattaatttaaaaaaatcaagaatccCGACTTCTAAATTCCACTTGTACTATAAACGTGtagttaattttaaataaataacctAAAACTAGAGCTTGAAATAATGGAAACCTAGAAAATTAACATGCAATCAAATTTGAGTGACATATTATGCCTACACCgtacaaatcaaataaatatcaGATTAAGAAGAACAAAGATGCAATGCATAAGGCAAAGCATACATGATAATATGGTTTTCTTGGTAAGACGTTGAGTTAAACAGTTGGTAGGCAATGGATCCAAACATTAGCATTCAATATGAAGACAAACAACAATTTCCTCTCCTCCCCCACCCTCTTCAAGAATTCATTTTTAGATATAAGGCTTCCTACAGTAACAATTCTATAAATTTGTGTATTTTTTGGCATTAATGCATGGAGCTCGATTTTGTAATCTTTACTTCTTTCATTTTTCAAGTGATGATTTCTGggaattttttaattttgtaatctttaattctttcatttttcaAGTGATGATTTCTGGGAATTTTTGTCCTTCCTTGACGACGTTCTCGTAACAATACGTAATTACTGTGCCTATGTTAATCATTGCAACAAGTCGCCTTTAATATAAGAAATCTCAAGCTCTTATTACACGATCTAGTTCgagcaaaaaaaaaaggatATTAAAAATCAGAAAACCAATAACattaaactttaaaataaataataataataataataaacattATATCAACAATCCTTCTCtgaaattaaatgatttaaaaattGATTTCCCAATTGGCACCTTATATCGAGTGCATAGTGTGCAAATGGATATTAAACTTTAGCATTCAATTTCAAGCAAAAAGTTGATCAACAAAGAAAACTCAACAATAGTACAAAATATTTAGTTAACTGAAATTTAATCACCATAGAACAACATTTTTATCTAATAgaaactaaacattcattcccATTTTCATCATTTGGCGTATGTGCTTCTGAAGGTTTTGGGCCTTGTATATTTTTTTacgcccccccccccccccccccccacgcATCGCCGCGCTTAGGGCACACGAGTCATGAGCAGTTACTCAGAACATGACAAGCAACCAATTTGAAGTAACTAACCTAAccacgtagtaaaacttacacACACTAGCGCGCCTTAGGGGCACACGAGCATGAGCAGTTAATCAGAACATGCAAGCAAACCCAATTTTGAAGTAACTAACTAACCACGTAGTAAAACTACACCCCTATCCACTTTAAGTGCTGTGTCAAATTATTTGTCCTGTTATTTACTACTCATATTCTTAACCATACATTCTTCTCAAAGCTAAAAAGAAAAGTGTCCCTCTTTCAAACATTTTTCAGAAATCACTTTGGTTCTTCAATTAATTATGCACTATTCTAAATCTTTGATTTTACCAAGTATGCCTCCCTCCATATGCTGAATTGTCAATGTATCATCACATCAACTAAACTTCGAATACAAGGGCTACCTACAAAATTACACGACCTTGGAATCATCTAAGAGAATAAGCATCCAtacttcaaaaataataaaattaccaGCAATTCGATTATAACAGCAGCTACACATAAATTCCACTCTTGGTAAAAGAAAGAAAGGGAAACTCCGCCAGATGAAAAAGATTCCTGCAAAATGCACAAATAGAAACAAAATCCCAAGGTGAACACATTTCAAAGCAATGATGCTCATACACAACTTAATGTTTCGATTGAGTAACAAAAGAAGGAAAAAGTAATAGAATTCAGAATCCAAAACCCACCAGCAAGAATTGCAGTGAGATCCAAAACTCTATGCAGAGggaaaaaacaaagaaaaacaaGAGAGATTCTTTGAGCTGTGGATCCTATTTATTGAATTGCGACTGACAAGCCGCAGACGAAACACGGTCCACAAACTGTACAGTACAGGGTCCCTAACGTCGCGTTTTGTTGGTCGCACGCTTTATCGTCATTCTTTTATCCGCTTTCCTCGGACTCTCGTGAATTTCAATCCTctcttttattaatttctttagtTTTTGTGTGTGTACTTTTTTTTTATGCTGTGTAATTTTttacatataatatttttttaatattgtattgtattttttGAAGTGGTGCAATTTGCgtaaaaaatagaaaattatatattaaaattaagagttttaagatttttatcgtttgattaatatatatatatatatatatatatatatatagtatatgAATAAGTTATaggaaaaattgattttttgattatgtttttttattattttggcctTCTTACATGTTATACaatttcatatttatttttgtatcttctaatttttcataatcattTTTCATCCGCATCGACGGATGTGGCACTACAAATGGCATCTTCATATGAGCACAATATTTGTTTCATGTAGTGTCATATTGGGGAAAAAAACTAAATTTGCTTTAAAAAACAAAGATAATaaatgactaaaa is part of the Primulina eburnea isolate SZY01 chromosome 1, ASM2296580v1, whole genome shotgun sequence genome and encodes:
- the LOC140823080 gene encoding phospholipase A(1) LCAT3 — protein: MLGDFCCCGSSDTDDTVDRDPVLLVSGIGGSILHSKRKKFGFETRIWVRIMLADLEFKKKAWSVYNSKTGYTESLDTATEIIVPQDDYGLYAIDILDPSFFVKCLHLTDVYHFHDMIDMLVGCGYKKGTTLFGYGYDFRQSNRIDKLMDGLKEKLEAAYKASGGRKVNIISHSMGGLLVSCFISLNSDTFSKYVNKWITIATPFQGAPGCINDSLLTGLQFVEGFESFFFVSRWSMHQLLVECPSIYEMLPNPEFNWKKQPEIHVWRKQSKDGENSVEKESYGCNECVTLFEEALRNNELNYDGKTIALPFNFKILEWATGTRKVLNEAQLPQGISFYNIYGTTFDTPFDVCYGSESSPISEVSEICHTMPEYSCTDGDGTVPAESAMADKFDAVERVGVAATHRGLLADKKVFQLIQNWLGVSSEVKVKYSRTSKVMDVCLNQP
- the LOC140823106 gene encoding ycf20-like protein codes for the protein MELQLITSKVTSMETTTFSAGGRQLLSKLNSARKNFPMKVFLLLLGFYTANALATILGQTGDWDVLVAGFVVAAIEGIGMLMYRRKPLPSERLQAVVVMVNYWKAGVCLGLFVDAFKLGS